One part of the Desulfobulbaceae bacterium genome encodes these proteins:
- a CDS encoding chemotaxis protein CheW gives MLEQEASSISQDENVQISTFYLNDTLCGIDIDLVQEINGDLAFTPVPLADDFVLGIMNLRGQIVTVIDQGMKIGFPPFKKTGESRVIIVRSGNEHIGVVVDKVKEVVTVSRKTISKPPSNIKGSQGKFFKGVIQTEKHELLALLDIDEIL, from the coding sequence ATGCTTGAACAAGAGGCTTCTTCAATAAGCCAAGATGAAAACGTTCAGATTTCAACATTTTATTTAAATGATACCCTCTGTGGTATCGACATTGATCTGGTCCAGGAAATTAATGGTGATCTTGCCTTTACTCCGGTGCCGCTCGCCGATGACTTTGTGCTGGGGATTATGAATTTGCGAGGACAGATTGTTACCGTGATCGATCAAGGCATGAAGATCGGTTTTCCTCCATTTAAGAAAACCGGTGAGAGCCGGGTCATTATTGTGCGTTCTGGCAACGAGCATATTGGGGTCGTAGTCGACAAGGTGAAAGAGGTCGTCACTGTCTCCAGAAAGACCATCTCCAAACCGCCGTCCAATATCAAAGGCTCTCAGGGGAAGTTTTTCAAAGGGGTGATCCAGACTGAAAAGCATGAACTCCTGGCTTTGCTTGATATCGACGAAATCTTGTGA
- a CDS encoding TerC family protein — protein MDWLTDPQVWMALVTLTALEIVLGIDNIIFISIQAGKLPAEEQEKARLIGLGLAMFVRVALLFSLSWLMGLTKPLFTLLANEISGRDLILLSGGMFLLWKSTMEIHEKLEGENGQVSFGKVGVTFSSVIVQILLLDIVFSLDSIITALGMANQLSVMVAAVVIAVFFMMLFAGKISVFVEKHPTIKMLALSFLLLIGVALIGDGLDMHIPKGYIYFAMAFSVMVEMLNLRMRGGTPVKLHQPYLENSSTEAHSGGER, from the coding sequence ATGGATTGGTTGACTGACCCGCAGGTCTGGATGGCTTTGGTGACCCTGACCGCCCTGGAGATCGTCCTCGGCATTGATAATATCATTTTTATCTCAATTCAGGCGGGCAAACTGCCCGCTGAAGAGCAAGAGAAGGCCAGGTTGATTGGTCTCGGGTTGGCGATGTTTGTCCGGGTGGCCCTGCTGTTCTCACTCTCCTGGCTGATGGGGCTTACCAAGCCGTTGTTTACTCTGCTCGCTAATGAGATCTCCGGGCGTGACCTGATCCTGCTTTCAGGGGGGATGTTTCTGCTGTGGAAGAGTACCATGGAAATCCATGAGAAGCTTGAGGGGGAAAATGGTCAGGTGTCGTTTGGTAAAGTAGGAGTGACTTTTTCTTCGGTTATCGTTCAGATCCTCCTGTTGGATATCGTCTTTTCTCTTGATTCCATCATTACGGCCTTGGGGATGGCCAACCAGCTCAGTGTCATGGTTGCCGCAGTCGTTATCGCTGTTTTTTTCATGATGCTCTTTGCGGGGAAAATCAGCGTCTTTGTCGAAAAACATCCGACCATCAAGATGCTGGCGTTGAGCTTTTTACTGTTAATTGGTGTGGCGCTGATTGGAGATGGACTCGATATGCATATCCCCAAGGGGTACATCTATTTCGCCATGGCCTTCTCGGTGATGGTTGAGATGCTTAATCTGCGCATGCGTGGCGGCACACCGGTCAAACTC
- a CDS encoding methyl-accepting chemotaxis protein — protein MKIFVKLTGSFIIVALITALVGIIGWIGINSTQKNLIEVAEVRMPAIQGLGWMMEAMNAIKSAERTMLMSSITNKDRQHEVNNLVKRWQLFNDGRDLYEPLPKSKEEAELWAKVSDLTRQWHTEHAKLVVKVKTVRLDDIETMEAILVQRLLDHILWVNALEVAIASGIPFTGQLDPTKCGFGKWQFAFTSDSPEFNAIISEMTPDHQKLHGHGHTINDLLSQGKTDQAHVIFSQEVKPTLAAIRAHFDTALKHVRGEIILLDEAREIGFGSERLVFSQLDKALDDVVEHNTKVAAKSKTMAITTSARSKFTSLCAIGLGTLIAIVFGVLLSRSISVPLAKGVAMLEDIGQGILTGRLRMNRADEIGQMANAIDQVADKLSAMIKGISDGVRTLTSSSTEMAAIASQMTSGASITVAKANSVAAAAEEMTSNMHSVAASMEQASTNVSTVAAAAEEMSVNINNVVNNANEAKNSASAAVDLTQRAANQINDLGQAAEAIGLVTETIKAISDKTNLLALNATIEAARAGAAGKGFAVVANEIKELAQQTADATGDISQKLNGIQKATGVTVADINQVVASINLVDGLINSISTAISQQNIATGDISENINQTAQGISEININVTQTSQAAGQVAQEIADVNESANEISNSSSQVQQNANELSKLSEQLQGMVNQFTV, from the coding sequence GTGAAAATTTTTGTTAAACTGACCGGATCATTTATTATTGTTGCTCTTATTACAGCTCTTGTCGGCATTATTGGCTGGATAGGAATCAACTCCACCCAGAAGAACCTTATTGAGGTGGCCGAGGTCCGAATGCCTGCCATTCAAGGCCTTGGCTGGATGATGGAGGCCATGAATGCCATTAAGTCGGCGGAAAGGACTATGCTCATGTCTTCAATTACCAACAAGGACCGGCAGCATGAAGTCAATAATCTCGTCAAGCGCTGGCAGTTGTTTAACGATGGACGCGACCTTTACGAGCCACTACCCAAAAGCAAGGAAGAAGCCGAATTATGGGCAAAGGTGTCTGACCTGACCCGCCAATGGCACACGGAACACGCCAAGCTAGTGGTCAAGGTAAAGACTGTACGCCTTGATGATATTGAAACCATGGAAGCAATATTGGTACAACGCCTGCTGGACCATATTCTTTGGGTTAACGCTCTAGAAGTTGCAATCGCCAGCGGCATACCGTTTACCGGCCAGCTTGATCCCACCAAATGCGGCTTTGGCAAATGGCAATTCGCCTTCACTTCCGATAGCCCTGAGTTCAATGCTATTATTTCCGAGATGACCCCCGATCACCAGAAGCTGCACGGCCATGGCCACACGATCAATGACTTGTTGTCCCAAGGCAAAACTGATCAAGCCCACGTCATCTTCAGTCAGGAGGTAAAACCGACTCTCGCTGCCATCCGCGCACATTTTGATACCGCATTAAAACATGTCCGGGGTGAAATCATCTTACTTGATGAGGCAAGAGAAATAGGGTTCGGCAGTGAGCGATTGGTATTCAGCCAATTAGACAAAGCTTTAGATGATGTTGTTGAGCACAACACCAAAGTTGCCGCTAAGAGTAAGACTATGGCGATTACAACTTCCGCCCGCAGTAAGTTTACCTCCCTTTGTGCCATAGGACTGGGAACACTTATCGCTATCGTCTTCGGGGTCTTGCTGTCGCGCAGCATCTCGGTACCCTTGGCCAAGGGGGTTGCCATGCTAGAGGATATTGGACAAGGAATTTTGACCGGCAGGTTGAGGATGAATCGTGCTGACGAAATCGGTCAGATGGCCAATGCCATTGACCAGGTGGCAGACAAGCTCAGCGCCATGATTAAGGGTATCAGCGACGGCGTCAGGACCTTAACCTCATCGTCGACGGAGATGGCCGCCATCGCGAGTCAAATGACTTCTGGCGCTTCGATCACGGTGGCCAAGGCCAATTCAGTGGCAGCGGCAGCCGAAGAGATGACTTCCAACATGCATTCGGTGGCTGCCTCTATGGAGCAGGCTTCGACCAATGTCAGTACGGTGGCGGCTGCGGCTGAAGAGATGAGCGTCAACATCAACAATGTTGTAAATAATGCCAACGAGGCCAAAAACTCAGCCAGCGCCGCAGTTGATCTGACTCAGAGAGCGGCGAATCAGATTAATGATTTAGGTCAGGCGGCTGAGGCCATTGGCCTGGTGACCGAGACCATCAAGGCTATATCTGATAAGACTAACCTCTTGGCCTTAAACGCCACCATTGAAGCGGCCCGGGCCGGGGCAGCAGGTAAGGGGTTTGCGGTAGTTGCCAACGAGATCAAAGAATTGGCTCAGCAGACCGCAGATGCCACCGGCGACATCAGCCAGAAGCTGAATGGTATCCAGAAGGCAACCGGCGTCACTGTTGCCGATATTAACCAGGTGGTGGCTTCAATCAACCTCGTTGACGGCCTGATCAACTCAATTTCTACAGCTATCAGCCAGCAGAATATCGCTACCGGTGATATTTCCGAAAATATCAACCAAACTGCACAAGGCATAAGCGAAATTAACATCAATGTCACCCAGACCAGTCAGGCAGCGGGCCAGGTGGCCCAAGAGATTGCCGATGTCAATGAGTCTGCCAATGAGATCAGTAACTCCAGTTCGCAGGTCCAGCAAAACGCCAACGAGTTGAGTAAACTCTCTGAGCAGTTGCAGGGCATGGTTAACCAATTTACAGTATGA
- a CDS encoding methyltransferase domain-containing protein, which produces MKSISAEETQFISKLVFDVSGLHLDKDKGYLLETRLSPLLSLHGYPSFMQLYAQAKADKSGKLVHEIVEAMTTNETFFFRDTTPFDLMRNKIIPDLIDRRKKVFQSGKIPIRVWSAACSTGQEVYSIAMTLIEMFGDLSRYDIYILGTDIANKVIAQASYGKYNQFEMDRGLPLHYRKRFFSQVGTDWRIRDEVRSLAQFKLMNLMKPFADLGGKFDLIFCRNVAIYFNQSDKVRLFQKIARVLQPDGALVIGGSETLTGIAPDFESRSYLKGIFHQLRGQTAATPLHVMPSLPTRPTAPPVKVNPAKPHVPASYPVSPKAPESRPVGLSEPRDYAPLAKTETTITSHSAGAELEPAARKETTPPIPHPAQLVPSKTKTSLLAALSSAGKRPSSSLRPVSQGSTKTSLLEQLKRKNKKSNE; this is translated from the coding sequence ATGAAATCAATCAGTGCCGAAGAAACACAGTTCATCTCTAAACTGGTCTTTGATGTCTCAGGCCTGCATTTAGACAAGGATAAGGGCTATCTCTTGGAAACCAGGCTTAGCCCGTTACTAAGTTTGCATGGCTATCCTTCCTTTATGCAATTATACGCTCAAGCTAAGGCAGACAAATCCGGCAAGTTAGTGCATGAGATTGTCGAGGCGATGACCACCAATGAGACTTTTTTCTTCCGGGATACTACCCCTTTTGACCTGATGCGCAACAAGATCATCCCTGATCTTATTGATCGGCGAAAGAAAGTGTTCCAGTCCGGCAAGATACCTATCAGGGTCTGGAGTGCGGCCTGTTCTACTGGCCAGGAAGTCTACAGCATTGCCATGACCTTGATTGAAATGTTTGGCGATCTGTCCAGGTACGACATCTATATCCTGGGCACTGATATCGCTAACAAGGTTATTGCCCAGGCAAGTTACGGGAAGTACAATCAGTTTGAGATGGATCGGGGGCTGCCTCTGCATTATCGGAAAAGATTTTTTTCGCAAGTTGGCACGGATTGGCGAATCAGAGATGAGGTGAGGAGTCTAGCCCAGTTTAAGTTAATGAATTTAATGAAACCATTTGCCGATTTGGGTGGAAAATTCGATCTGATATTTTGCCGCAACGTGGCAATTTATTTCAACCAGTCAGATAAGGTCAGGCTTTTTCAAAAAATCGCCCGGGTCTTGCAGCCGGATGGTGCTCTGGTCATCGGTGGCTCGGAAACCTTGACTGGGATTGCCCCGGATTTTGAGTCCCGCAGTTACCTGAAGGGGATTTTTCATCAATTACGCGGTCAGACAGCAGCAACACCCCTTCATGTCATGCCTTCGTTGCCAACGCGGCCCACTGCCCCACCAGTCAAAGTCAACCCCGCAAAGCCTCATGTCCCTGCCTCATATCCTGTCAGTCCCAAGGCGCCAGAATCAAGGCCTGTTGGCCTCTCAGAGCCTAGGGACTATGCCCCCCTTGCCAAAACTGAGACCACAATAACGAGCCATTCTGCTGGCGCTGAACTGGAGCCAGCGGCGCGTAAAGAGACAACACCGCCTATTCCTCACCCGGCGCAACTAGTTCCATCCAAAACAAAAACCTCACTGCTTGCGGCCCTCTCCTCGGCAGGTAAGAGACCTTCCTCCTCTCTTAGGCCTGTGAGCCAGGGTTCGACAAAAACCTCTTTGCTCGAACAACTAAAAAGGAAGAATAAGAAAAGCAATGAGTGA
- a CDS encoding chemotaxis response regulator protein-glutamate methylesterase: MPIKVLVVDDTIFYRTVVCDILKTFPNVEVVGSANNGAIALSRIKTLKPDLITLDVEMPVMNGLQLMVAINEQGLDVDCLMLSSKTEKGSAITMQALTLGAFDFITKPDASTPADNIRELTTHLRKFISIFEQRLILKRKMGTKGMVKKSGAALAALQTKEILAVSTRAANRTEKSQAVAIGISTGGPNALNILLPKLPAHIGVPIFLVQHMPPMFTASLAKCLDDKCQLKVKEAENGETVVANTVYIAPGGKQMKVASSVGLDKIIRITDDPPENNCKPAVDYLFRSAAREYGSKLTCVVMTGMGSDGQIGMTVAKASGALTIAQDEASCVVYGMPKAVIDAGVADVVAPLDSIDRAIIRTL; this comes from the coding sequence ATGCCCATTAAAGTGTTGGTCGTGGATGATACGATTTTTTATCGAACAGTTGTTTGCGATATCTTAAAGACCTTCCCCAATGTCGAGGTCGTAGGGTCGGCCAATAACGGGGCCATTGCCCTGTCCCGCATTAAAACTTTAAAGCCTGACCTGATCACCTTAGATGTTGAGATGCCGGTGATGAACGGATTGCAACTGATGGTCGCCATTAACGAGCAGGGGTTGGATGTGGATTGCTTGATGTTAAGTTCAAAGACGGAAAAAGGCAGCGCCATTACCATGCAGGCTCTGACCCTGGGGGCCTTTGATTTTATTACCAAGCCTGATGCATCTACTCCAGCAGATAATATCAGGGAACTTACTACGCATCTGCGGAAATTTATCTCTATCTTTGAGCAGCGCCTTATCTTGAAAAGGAAGATGGGGACTAAGGGCATGGTCAAGAAGTCTGGCGCTGCGCTTGCGGCCTTGCAGACTAAGGAGATATTAGCCGTTTCGACGCGAGCGGCCAATCGGACAGAAAAATCACAGGCCGTGGCCATCGGTATTTCAACCGGGGGGCCAAATGCCTTGAATATCCTGCTGCCCAAGCTACCAGCACATATTGGTGTTCCAATTTTTCTGGTTCAACACATGCCGCCGATGTTTACCGCGTCCCTGGCAAAATGTCTTGATGATAAGTGTCAACTCAAGGTCAAAGAGGCGGAAAATGGTGAAACGGTTGTGGCTAATACGGTCTATATCGCCCCAGGCGGGAAACAGATGAAAGTGGCCAGCAGCGTGGGCTTGGACAAAATTATCCGCATCACCGATGATCCTCCTGAGAACAATTGCAAACCTGCGGTTGATTACCTTTTTCGCTCAGCAGCGCGGGAATACGGGTCAAAATTGACCTGCGTGGTTATGACCGGGATGGGTTCAGACGGCCAGATCGGCATGACGGTGGCCAAGGCCTCCGGGGCGCTGACCATTGCCCAGGACGAGGCCTCGTGTGTGGTCTATGGCATGCCGAAGGCAGTTATTGATGCCGGAGTGGCAGATGTCGTCGCCCCGCTTGATTCCATTGATCGAGCTATCATCAGAACCTTATAA
- a CDS encoding PAS domain S-box protein — protein sequence MSEMLWDRFKRSYSAYSYWLLVIYSLGIILSLGLAFRLEQTVVGRNLLLAAKLERIGGEILSVQLRFDEFLDGDHGDMQPDVHQSMWQHLDRAQKDILIMSGGFGKTGTQNTSDAGATGWQQLFVELQTRMTAWRQVITQLTKIVHGSDVDHQLHAQIHKLSWGVNEQLSELKSYQQTLAAAQIWQLRIVQNVLLAISLGLIVFVVVSYRRLIGAQLIETQTSQAQLQRRMAEMVTLNALGRLSNLKTSPQLFATNALHEITTLVSSDVAAIYLRYDEALSLLAMHHFHIIEQEVMMPEYKAVGQCLCGLAAEGQLVYSDDIHADARCTLSECKDAGLHSFAALPLVSGDRVIGVLGLGFKEKQDLASQLVLLKSVADQLASGLQSRILDDLSQRQSKKMEEQIKLLSLGAEVNAALTRNVAFREMLDACCSLLVAHLGAAFARIWVMRADEGMLELQASAGMYTRIDGASRFKPVDSKNKIGAIACAKQPYFSNQLIGDPQIVDQDWVKREKMVAFAGHPLMLAGKVIGVMALFSQHPLSSMILRTLGSIADSISLAIDNKQAVCRLESSHEQYRDLIENISDWIWIVDDKGTLIFSSPQVGQLLGYEADEIIGRTLFSLLDESEVEKVREIFDDIIASKQPFLGLECVVRHHEGHGIIVETSGSPIFDEHGDLTGYRGINRDITVKKAIENEMLEQKRVLEAMFNAVPDAMIYANFEHLTQMTNDGFLKLFGYTNKEMQGRDISLIYDHVDELSQQGIIPFVPPGQQPSSPAEINFKRKDGVVFPGEVVSATIRNIDGEAAGFLYLVRDITQRKQAEEHQHHIQKMEALGTLSGGIAHDFNNLLNVIHGYTSLTLGDLDQEGLLAQNLQEVLKASERAAALVRQILAFSKGVEEGMKPLFLHHITKEVVKLLAGTFPVTIEIKQSIDTKCRPVMADASQIHQVLMNLCTNSYHAMRDTGGVLEVRLSEEEIGQDTIPEVPAGVYATLVVADTGHGIEQEVMSRIFEPYFTTKKMGEGTGLGLATVHGIVKSHGGYIAVDSEIGTGSTFTIYLPISNQVVAAGSRGEVKPMKITEPIKANILFVDDIDLNIKLGVRLLSKIGCQVTGEIDSESALALFAADPMRFDLVVTDQTMPKLSGIELAEKMIAIRPDIPVIMLTGHSDSVDEEKAKAVGIREFIHKPLVNDNFLLIVSRMLRKTDQELPSVAPPTVEQFNRRSTDMARAPASLGFITAHLVSTYGVSAEQLDPMVSGLQETLRTQVDQMKIAARSSDLKTLALVAHGIKGVLLNVGLTAWAELARSIETDAKSDEQKQYDGIVDQLIMGLSPILN from the coding sequence ATGAGTGAGATGTTATGGGATCGATTTAAGCGCAGTTATTCGGCCTACTCCTATTGGCTGTTGGTAATTTACAGTTTAGGCATCATCTTGTCTTTGGGCCTGGCTTTTCGCCTGGAGCAGACGGTGGTGGGTCGGAATTTGTTACTTGCTGCCAAGCTTGAACGGATAGGTGGAGAAATCTTGAGCGTTCAGCTGAGGTTTGATGAGTTCTTGGACGGTGATCACGGGGATATGCAACCGGACGTGCATCAATCGATGTGGCAGCATCTTGACCGTGCCCAGAAAGATATCCTTATCATGTCGGGTGGTTTCGGTAAAACAGGGACACAAAATACTTCTGATGCTGGCGCTACAGGTTGGCAACAACTGTTCGTTGAGTTGCAGACAAGGATGACGGCTTGGCGTCAGGTTATAACCCAACTGACCAAAATTGTTCATGGTAGTGATGTCGACCATCAGCTTCACGCACAGATTCACAAACTGTCTTGGGGGGTTAATGAGCAGCTTTCCGAGCTAAAGAGCTACCAGCAAACCTTAGCCGCTGCTCAAATATGGCAGCTGCGTATAGTTCAGAACGTTCTGCTTGCTATTAGTCTGGGGCTTATTGTTTTTGTGGTGGTGAGTTACCGGCGATTGATCGGTGCTCAACTTATTGAGACGCAGACCTCACAAGCGCAGCTCCAGCGGCGTATGGCCGAGATGGTCACCTTGAATGCCCTTGGCCGGCTGTCTAATCTTAAAACGAGTCCTCAACTTTTTGCCACTAACGCCTTACACGAAATTACCACCCTAGTTTCTTCTGATGTCGCAGCTATATATTTGCGGTACGACGAGGCGCTCTCTCTTCTTGCCATGCACCATTTTCATATCATTGAGCAGGAAGTAATGATGCCCGAGTATAAAGCCGTTGGTCAGTGTCTCTGTGGTCTCGCAGCAGAAGGCCAATTGGTCTATTCTGACGATATTCATGCTGATGCCCGGTGTACTTTGTCGGAATGTAAGGATGCCGGCCTGCACTCCTTTGCTGCCTTACCCTTGGTTTCAGGGGATAGAGTCATTGGCGTTCTTGGGCTGGGCTTTAAGGAAAAACAAGATCTTGCCTCCCAGCTGGTGCTGCTCAAGTCCGTCGCCGACCAGCTTGCCTCCGGGCTGCAGAGTCGTATATTAGATGATTTAAGCCAGCGGCAATCAAAAAAAATGGAGGAGCAGATCAAACTGCTCTCCCTGGGGGCTGAAGTTAATGCCGCTTTGACTCGGAATGTGGCTTTCAGAGAGATGCTTGATGCCTGCTGTTCCTTGCTGGTCGCTCATTTGGGTGCGGCGTTTGCCCGAATTTGGGTCATGCGGGCCGATGAGGGTATGCTGGAGTTGCAGGCCAGCGCCGGAATGTATACCAGAATTGATGGGGCTTCCCGATTCAAGCCGGTTGATTCCAAAAATAAGATAGGTGCAATAGCTTGTGCCAAACAACCCTATTTCTCGAATCAACTGATCGGTGATCCGCAAATTGTTGATCAGGACTGGGTCAAACGGGAAAAGATGGTGGCCTTTGCCGGCCATCCTTTGATGCTAGCAGGCAAGGTGATCGGCGTGATGGCCCTTTTCTCTCAGCACCCTCTCTCCTCAATGATTCTCAGAACACTGGGGTCGATTGCAGATTCAATCTCCTTGGCCATTGACAATAAACAGGCTGTGTGTCGTTTGGAAAGCAGCCATGAGCAGTATCGGGATCTGATCGAAAATATCAGCGATTGGATTTGGATTGTGGATGACAAGGGGACGTTGATATTTTCCAGCCCCCAAGTCGGTCAATTGTTGGGTTATGAAGCCGATGAAATTATTGGCAGGACCTTGTTTTCTTTGTTGGATGAGTCAGAGGTGGAGAAGGTCCGCGAAATTTTTGACGATATTATTGCCAGCAAGCAACCGTTTCTTGGTCTTGAATGTGTTGTTCGGCATCATGAGGGCCACGGAATTATCGTGGAAACCAGTGGTTCTCCCATATTTGACGAGCACGGGGATTTAACAGGGTACCGGGGAATTAATCGCGATATCACCGTCAAAAAAGCAATCGAGAATGAGATGCTGGAGCAGAAGAGAGTGCTTGAGGCGATGTTTAATGCCGTGCCTGACGCGATGATTTATGCCAATTTTGAGCATCTTACCCAGATGACTAATGATGGCTTTTTAAAACTTTTTGGTTATACCAATAAAGAGATGCAGGGCCGGGATATCAGTCTGATCTATGATCATGTTGATGAATTAAGCCAGCAAGGCATCATCCCCTTTGTCCCTCCTGGTCAGCAGCCCTCGTCTCCTGCAGAAATTAATTTCAAAAGAAAGGACGGTGTGGTCTTTCCCGGCGAGGTGGTAAGCGCCACCATCAGAAATATCGACGGTGAAGCTGCTGGATTTCTCTATCTTGTTCGGGATATCACTCAGAGAAAACAGGCTGAAGAGCACCAGCATCATATTCAAAAGATGGAAGCATTAGGCACATTGTCCGGTGGCATTGCTCACGATTTTAACAACCTGTTAAATGTCATTCATGGTTATACCTCCCTCACCCTCGGTGATCTTGACCAAGAGGGCCTGTTGGCACAGAACCTTCAAGAAGTGCTTAAAGCCTCCGAGCGGGCAGCAGCCTTGGTCCGGCAGATTCTGGCCTTTAGCAAGGGGGTAGAGGAAGGAATGAAACCGCTGTTTTTACATCATATCACTAAAGAGGTAGTTAAGCTTTTAGCTGGTACTTTTCCTGTCACCATAGAAATTAAGCAGAGTATTGACACTAAGTGCCGACCGGTTATGGCCGATGCCAGCCAGATCCATCAGGTGCTTATGAATCTTTGCACTAATTCTTACCATGCCATGCGTGATACGGGTGGTGTCTTGGAGGTCAGGCTCAGTGAAGAAGAGATTGGTCAGGATACGATTCCAGAGGTCCCTGCTGGTGTCTATGCAACACTCGTGGTGGCTGATACTGGTCATGGAATTGAGCAAGAAGTGATGAGTCGAATTTTTGAGCCCTATTTTACTACCAAAAAAATGGGGGAAGGGACGGGCCTTGGGCTTGCCACGGTACATGGCATTGTCAAAAGTCATGGCGGTTACATTGCCGTTGACAGTGAGATTGGAACGGGCAGTACTTTTACAATCTATTTACCTATTAGTAATCAAGTGGTAGCGGCAGGCTCTCGAGGAGAGGTTAAACCAATGAAGATTACCGAGCCAATTAAGGCCAATATTTTGTTTGTTGATGATATTGATCTTAATATTAAACTGGGGGTGCGACTTCTTTCTAAAATTGGATGCCAGGTCACTGGAGAGATAGATAGCGAGAGTGCCCTGGCTCTTTTTGCTGCCGATCCAATGCGATTTGATCTGGTGGTTACTGATCAGACTATGCCAAAATTGTCCGGAATTGAGTTGGCTGAAAAAATGATAGCGATTCGTCCGGATATTCCAGTAATTATGTTGACTGGACATAGCGATAGTGTTGATGAGGAGAAGGCAAAGGCGGTCGGGATTCGTGAGTTTATACATAAACCGCTGGTGAACGATAATTTTTTATTGATTGTCAGTAGAATGCTGCGGAAAACCGATCAGGAATTGCCCTCAGTTGCACCGCCAACAGTTGAGCAGTTTAATAGGCGCAGTACGGATATGGCACGGGCGCCGGCAAGTCTTGGTTTCATCACGGCGCATCTGGTTTCCACGTATGGGGTGAGCGCTGAGCAACTCGACCCTATGGTGAGCGGTCTGCAAGAGACATTACGAACACAAGTCGATCAAATGAAAATTGCTGCGAGGAGTAGTGATTTGAAGACGTTAGCCCTGGTTGCCCACGGCATCAAAGGAGTCCTTTTGAATGTCGGTCTGACCGCATGGGCCGAACTGGCTAGATCCATTGAAACCGATGCCAAGAGCGATGAACAGAAACAGTATGATGGCATTGTTGACCAATTAATCATGGGTCTTTCTCCGATACTTAATTGA